The Candidatus Kapaibacterium sp. genome includes a region encoding these proteins:
- a CDS encoding type II toxin-antitoxin system RelE/ParE family toxin, which produces MYRILIKKTALKSLDKLPLDILESINEKIFSLAKNPRPRGCKKLILKENLYRIRVSSYRIVYTIQDKILTIEIIKISKRDEVYKDL; this is translated from the coding sequence ATGTATCGGATTCTAATTAAGAAAACAGCCCTCAAAAGTCTCGACAAATTGCCTCTTGATATTCTCGAATCTATTAACGAGAAAATCTTTTCTTTAGCCAAAAATCCAAGACCACGTGGTTGTAAAAAATTAATTCTCAAAGAAAATCTGTATCGGATTCGCGTTTCTTCATACCGCATTGTTTATACAATACAAGATAAAATTCTAACGATTGAAATTATAAAGATTTCCAAGCGCGATGAAGTCTATAAAGATTTGTAA
- a CDS encoding 3-isopropylmalate dehydratase, giving the protein MLKVIYKLEDDISTDIIYPGRYMATVLPTETPQYAFDDMKDLNQLLNGKSADEQSILVAGNNFGCGSSREQAASTLVGHNVIIIAKDFARIFLQNAINLGLRTIICPDIEAYAGDNLEIHDDKVVNQTRGTTHPIIPLPEARRAIVEAGGLIPYSRLKLKQKLGIS; this is encoded by the coding sequence ATGCTCAAAGTGATTTATAAATTGGAAGATGATATTTCTACCGATATAATTTATCCGGGAAGATACATGGCGACTGTATTGCCAACTGAAACGCCGCAATATGCCTTCGATGATATGAAAGACCTCAATCAGTTGCTCAATGGCAAATCTGCCGACGAGCAATCTATCCTTGTTGCCGGAAATAATTTCGGGTGCGGTTCATCGCGCGAACAAGCCGCTTCTACCTTAGTCGGGCACAATGTGATTATAATCGCCAAAGATTTTGCACGTATCTTTTTGCAAAATGCTATCAATCTTGGTTTGCGAACCATCATTTGCCCTGATATTGAAGCATACGCCGGAGACAATTTGGAAATTCATGACGACAAAGTCGTGAACCAAACACGCGGAACAACACATCCGATAATTCCATTACCCGAAGCTCGCCGTGCAATCGTCGAAGCGGGTGGCTTAATACCCTACAGCCGCTTAAAACTGAAGCAAAAGTTGGGAATAAGTTAG
- a CDS encoding 3-isopropylmalate dehydratase large subunit, with the protein MKQTVVRKILAEAVGQPRVNVGDVIEPRVDLAMSHENAALVMNQFFEIYSGLNAEPKVWDPNRISIILDHRVPAESKKTATNQKKIREFVAEQGIAKFHDIRGDEGGICHQILPEMGYVLPGYVVVGTDSHTTTHGALGAFSFGIGATEMASVWALGHVLNVEVPDTIKVVIDGEMQKFVSAKDIILHLIGKISAQGANFKVLEFHGSTISAMDTSGRLTISNMSVEAGATSGIIPADNETLRYLREVAGFKGAFEPVLPDDDAEYCQTVHIDVSKLEPQIACPHTVDNVKSVSEVEGTRIHQVVIGSCTNGRLDDIKIAADLLRGQKVSKNVRMLVFPASSRIYREALELGYVSDLMSAGAVVMNSGCGPCLGVHQGALGDGEVALATTNRNFKGRMGNPVAEVYLASPAVAAVSAITGVITNPIKGGY; encoded by the coding sequence ATGAAACAAACAGTTGTGAGGAAAATACTTGCCGAAGCTGTTGGTCAACCTCGAGTCAATGTCGGCGATGTTATCGAACCACGCGTTGATTTGGCGATGTCGCACGAGAATGCCGCTTTGGTAATGAATCAATTCTTCGAAATTTACTCGGGACTCAATGCCGAACCAAAGGTTTGGGACCCGAATAGAATCTCTATAATCTTAGACCACAGAGTACCTGCCGAAAGCAAGAAAACAGCCACAAATCAAAAAAAAATCCGTGAATTTGTTGCCGAACAAGGCATTGCCAAATTTCATGACATTCGCGGTGATGAAGGTGGAATTTGTCACCAAATTCTACCCGAGATGGGCTATGTTTTGCCCGGATATGTCGTAGTCGGGACAGACAGCCACACTACAACTCATGGCGCTCTGGGTGCTTTTTCATTTGGTATCGGAGCCACCGAAATGGCTTCAGTATGGGCTTTGGGACACGTTCTCAATGTAGAAGTTCCCGATACAATCAAAGTTGTCATTGATGGCGAAATGCAAAAATTCGTTTCTGCAAAAGACATCATTTTGCATTTAATTGGCAAAATATCCGCCCAAGGAGCAAATTTCAAAGTTCTGGAATTTCATGGCTCGACAATTTCGGCAATGGATACATCAGGACGACTGACAATCAGCAATATGAGCGTCGAAGCAGGTGCCACGTCTGGCATCATCCCCGCCGATAATGAAACTTTGCGATACTTGAGAGAAGTTGCCGGATTTAAGGGAGCATTTGAGCCCGTTTTGCCGGACGATGATGCCGAATACTGCCAAACAGTGCATATTGATGTGTCCAAACTTGAACCTCAAATCGCTTGTCCCCACACAGTTGACAACGTCAAATCTGTCAGCGAAGTAGAAGGGACAAGGATTCACCAAGTTGTAATCGGGTCATGCACAAACGGAAGATTGGACGATATAAAAATCGCTGCCGATTTACTTCGCGGACAAAAAGTATCAAAAAACGTGCGTATGTTGGTATTTCCTGCATCATCGCGGATTTATCGCGAAGCTTTGGAATTAGGCTATGTTTCCGATTTGATGAGCGCAGGAGCCGTCGTCATGAATTCCGGTTGCGGACCATGTTTGGGTGTTCACCAAGGTGCCTTGGGTGACGGCGAAGTAGCTCTGGCTACTACAAATCGCAATTTCAAGGGCAGAATGGGCAATCCCGTTGCCGAAGTTTACCTCGCATCACCTGCTGTAGCGGCAGTATCTGCAATTACGGGTGTAATCACAAATCCAATCAAAGGAGGATATTAA
- a CDS encoding response regulator: MFENFSGNSSKSVLLIDDDSWVHKSITHSLEKKDFTVFSALNPYDGIVMAINHKPDVIILDFILPEIRGDTMLKLLKKIEITEAIPVIIISANIDKDLLRFAIANGAVAFISKPFTEEVIQEKVHFVLEKPVLENTAV; encoded by the coding sequence ATGTTTGAGAATTTTTCAGGAAACAGCTCGAAATCGGTTTTACTGATTGACGATGATAGCTGGGTTCATAAATCAATAACCCATTCTCTGGAAAAAAAGGATTTTACTGTTTTTTCGGCACTAAATCCTTATGACGGAATAGTCATGGCGATAAATCATAAGCCTGATGTTATCATATTGGACTTTATTCTTCCTGAAATTAGGGGAGATACTATGTTGAAATTACTCAAGAAAATCGAAATCACAGAAGCAATTCCTGTGATAATTATTTCTGCAAATATTGACAAAGACCTCCTTCGCTTTGCTATCGCAAACGGTGCCGTGGCATTTATTTCCAAGCCTTTCACTGAAGAAGTTATCCAAGAAAAAGTTCATTTTGTACTTGAAAAACCTGTACTTGAAAACACTGCTGTTTGA
- a CDS encoding CHASE domain-containing protein, giving the protein MSDVKQTVSYDKILRDVAHKGAGIHSIKKTYPAYLILIILLVLSFFVRDIVSNQIESELQSEFNKSTTNVISRIETVNLRNLEVLFSMSGLYDLIIDVVRDYFELYATIPTRTYTSISGISYIAQVPKSSLSEFVFYVRSQGYYDFEIQSNNESDLYYLINHSIPYSRNIHRIGFDLAPEKQMFNAIEYARDNNKATSTGFYNTRPDTLGIYLITPIYKYGTEREDLNDRRNNFAGVVAVELNAKKFFETALLNEFLVGTTYTPIDTTIAYKIYDKDENGELFTIYSSTNSALIDSDYKPMLQKDETIMIGDREITIRFYTTPTFGGQLTANMPLASLIISILISFAFFGFVYAVVTSRSRALELADRMTRSQRRIVETSKDIIAVMKFDRNWISMNPAAKDIFGVDEIEVIGTSFDDYVFDDENLREFNKILNIKADHEITERTYLKMKSQTEKFRWVNWSFTISPKDKLIYCIGRDVTIEKLAEEQTLLQQKQLKLAELFAREAIESKNYFMRKMSFQLRNSLTGILGFLQMVTGKLYETDDERDSYVKLAEESSEEIFTFVSDMIDATIVQDKTAVAFETAKLVDIYNAAQSHYTMDKDVNHNVKFIVDDDTKKVKVYGNIETITIATYNAFDILSTGIDKTEIIIQAQENAYERIVEVQILGGANKLVSEMIGMYKLNSDNTIEALKDDKSDILLKISKINAYFNIMGAKLTVDTFGVEDGNLITFRIPFNKA; this is encoded by the coding sequence ATGAGTGATGTAAAACAAACGGTATCATATGATAAGATTTTAAGGGATGTTGCCCATAAGGGAGCCGGAATACATTCCATAAAGAAAACTTATCCTGCCTATCTAATACTAATTATTTTATTGGTACTGAGTTTTTTTGTTCGGGATATTGTTAGCAATCAAATTGAAAGTGAGTTGCAAAGTGAGTTTAATAAATCGACTACTAATGTAATATCTCGTATTGAAACCGTTAATCTGAGAAATCTGGAAGTGCTCTTTTCAATGAGCGGATTGTATGATTTGATTATTGACGTTGTTCGCGATTATTTCGAGCTTTACGCCACAATACCCACAAGAACTTATACTTCAATATCCGGGATTTCATACATTGCTCAAGTCCCGAAAAGTTCTTTGAGTGAGTTCGTTTTCTATGTCCGCTCGCAAGGCTATTACGACTTCGAAATTCAAAGTAATAACGAAAGTGATTTGTATTACCTTATCAATCATTCTATTCCATATAGCCGAAATATCCACAGAATTGGTTTCGATTTAGCTCCTGAAAAGCAAATGTTCAATGCAATTGAATATGCTCGTGATAATAACAAAGCTACCTCGACAGGATTTTACAATACTCGACCTGATACTTTGGGAATTTATCTTATTACTCCAATTTATAAATATGGCACGGAAAGAGAAGATTTGAACGATAGGAGAAATAATTTTGCCGGTGTGGTTGCAGTAGAACTCAATGCTAAAAAGTTTTTTGAAACAGCTCTTTTGAACGAATTTTTAGTAGGTACCACATATACTCCGATTGACACTACTATTGCTTACAAAATTTATGATAAAGACGAAAACGGTGAATTGTTTACGATTTATTCATCTACGAATTCTGCATTGATTGATTCTGATTATAAACCTATGCTTCAGAAAGATGAAACAATAATGATTGGCGATAGAGAAATCACAATTAGATTCTACACAACACCTACTTTTGGCGGTCAATTAACTGCCAATATGCCTTTAGCATCATTGATAATTTCTATACTTATCAGCTTTGCCTTTTTTGGATTTGTTTATGCTGTAGTCACATCGCGTTCTCGAGCACTTGAATTGGCTGACCGTATGACAAGGTCGCAACGCAGAATTGTCGAAACTTCTAAAGATATTATCGCTGTCATGAAATTTGACCGAAATTGGATTAGCATGAACCCCGCAGCTAAAGATATTTTCGGGGTTGATGAAATCGAAGTGATCGGAACATCGTTCGATGATTATGTTTTTGATGATGAAAATCTCCGCGAATTCAACAAAATATTGAATATAAAAGCTGACCATGAAATAACCGAAAGAACCTATTTGAAAATGAAATCACAGACTGAAAAATTCAGATGGGTCAATTGGTCGTTCACTATTTCTCCCAAAGACAAATTAATTTATTGCATCGGGCGTGATGTCACAATCGAAAAACTCGCAGAAGAACAAACATTGCTCCAACAAAAGCAATTGAAACTTGCTGAACTTTTTGCGCGAGAAGCGATTGAATCGAAGAACTATTTCATGAGAAAAATGAGTTTCCAATTGCGAAATTCTCTTACCGGTATCTTGGGATTTTTGCAAATGGTAACGGGTAAATTATACGAAACTGATGATGAACGTGATTCGTATGTTAAATTGGCGGAAGAATCCAGCGAAGAAATTTTCACTTTCGTTTCGGATATGATTGACGCAACAATTGTCCAAGATAAAACTGCAGTTGCGTTTGAAACTGCTAAGTTAGTTGATATATATAATGCTGCCCAAAGTCATTATACTATGGATAAAGATGTCAATCATAATGTCAAATTCATTGTTGATGACGATACCAAAAAAGTCAAAGTTTACGGTAACATCGAAACAATTACAATCGCTACCTATAATGCATTCGACATACTTTCTACAGGTATTGATAAAACCGAAATAATAATTCAAGCACAAGAAAATGCTTATGAGAGAATTGTCGAAGTCCAAATTCTCGGTGGTGCGAACAAATTAGTCTCAGAAATGATAGGCATGTACAAATTGAATTCGGATAATACTATTGAAGCACTCAAAGATGATAAATCAGATATTTTGCTCAAAATATCTAAGATTAATGCTTATTTTAATATAATGGGTGCAAAGCTGACTGTTGACACTTTCGGCGTTGAAGATGGCAATTTGATTACTTTTAGAATTCCATTCAATAAGGCGTAG
- a CDS encoding response regulator gives MSKSKICVIEDNNPIRMLFSTLLRKAGYEVVDFPNGQTAVEWLKANECFGIITDILLPDISGNEVLNIVRQSALNKDVPAIAVTGYSDYDDKEKFLNYGFKHYMTKPVDVNTFVAEIRRVFNS, from the coding sequence ATGTCGAAATCAAAAATATGTGTTATTGAAGATAACAACCCAATCCGAATGTTGTTCTCTACATTATTAAGAAAAGCAGGGTACGAAGTTGTTGATTTTCCAAATGGGCAAACTGCAGTTGAATGGTTAAAGGCTAACGAATGTTTTGGCATAATAACTGATATACTTTTACCTGATATTTCGGGTAATGAAGTTTTAAATATTGTGAGACAATCGGCTCTTAATAAGGATGTACCTGCGATTGCAGTTACAGGGTATTCTGATTATGATGACAAGGAAAAATTTCTTAATTATGGTTTTAAACATTATATGACTAAACCGGTAGATGTTAATACTTTTGTAGCTGAAATCAGAAGAGTTTTTAATTCGTAA
- a CDS encoding OmpA family protein yields MKSTLIILILIVLLNTDASGQAPKGEFKTMHIDKNRDTIALNRSYGDWWFGARGGPSALLYFGELNLFQFPGEIENPFNSILNYSSGSGLGYFIGLTAEWIPVNETWGAGAGINFIDKRTFTSETRPLEDSLDTKYEVVGANSFVNFNLYGRYNFPLPGLHGLIGLDIDLMIGDDFKQRKKFINTGDISQDQTVAINNFKAGLGLHIGIGYDIFSADIINWGRMMMTPFVTLHLASSSIGDNESKWNVFYAKAGLAIKLGKDKILYDTLKYDPLFEPPPVYFASVQDSRGIEFARYIPAEALPSATIDLVQNPVLLGELRPSELKETERPKVTVPETPMINVAVGQANQFRFPTSASTGLSKDVKEYLDAVANYLLANPNAEVRIVGHSDNQGTLSENTERSRARANNARQYLIARGVPGGKVLSTFSGSLSPVAPNNTEAGRRQNRRIEIVISSK; encoded by the coding sequence ATGAAAAGCACTTTAATTATACTTATACTCATAGTTTTATTAAATACTGATGCCTCGGGTCAAGCACCGAAGGGTGAATTCAAGACCATGCATATAGACAAAAACCGAGATACAATTGCCTTAAACAGAAGCTATGGTGATTGGTGGTTCGGTGCTCGTGGCGGACCAAGTGCTTTATTGTATTTTGGCGAACTGAATCTGTTTCAATTCCCGGGTGAAATAGAAAACCCATTCAACTCAATTTTGAATTACTCATCAGGCTCCGGATTGGGCTATTTTATTGGGCTAACTGCCGAATGGATTCCCGTAAATGAAACATGGGGCGCCGGCGCCGGCATCAACTTTATAGACAAACGAACATTTACATCCGAAACCAGACCATTGGAAGATTCTTTAGATACAAAATATGAAGTCGTAGGTGCAAATTCGTTCGTAAATTTCAATCTTTACGGTCGTTATAATTTTCCGCTTCCGGGATTGCATGGCTTAATCGGACTTGATATTGATTTGATGATTGGTGATGATTTCAAACAAAGGAAAAAATTCATAAACACGGGCGATATTTCCCAAGACCAAACCGTTGCAATTAACAATTTTAAAGCCGGACTCGGTCTCCACATCGGAATCGGGTATGATATTTTTTCAGCCGATATAATCAATTGGGGACGCATGATGATGACTCCATTTGTTACATTACATCTTGCAAGTTCATCTATAGGCGATAATGAAAGCAAATGGAATGTGTTTTACGCCAAAGCAGGACTTGCAATTAAACTTGGCAAAGACAAAATCCTTTATGATACTTTGAAATATGACCCACTTTTTGAGCCACCACCTGTTTATTTCGCATCTGTTCAAGATTCGCGGGGTATTGAATTTGCCAGATATATTCCCGCAGAAGCTTTGCCATCAGCGACGATTGATTTAGTCCAAAATCCGGTGTTGTTAGGCGAGTTACGACCTTCCGAGTTAAAAGAAACTGAGCGACCCAAAGTAACCGTACCTGAAACACCAATGATAAATGTGGCTGTGGGACAGGCTAACCAATTCAGATTCCCTACATCAGCTTCAACCGGATTGTCAAAAGATGTTAAAGAATATTTAGATGCCGTCGCTAATTATTTGTTAGCAAATCCAAATGCAGAAGTTAGAATTGTAGGGCATTCGGACAACCAAGGTACATTATCTGAAAATACGGAACGTTCACGGGCAAGAGCCAACAATGCCCGACAGTATTTGATAGCAAGAGGAGTGCCCGGGGGTAAAGTACTTTCCACTTTCAGTGGTTCGCTTAGTCCGGTTGCTCCGAACAACACTGAAGCAGGAAGACGACAAAACAGAAGAATAGAAATTGTGATTAGTTCAAAATAG